The Phlebotomus papatasi isolate M1 chromosome 3, Ppap_2.1, whole genome shotgun sequence genomic sequence GCGtctattttttcgcggattttcgcggagcgcgtattttttcgcggattttcgcggagcgcgaatttttcgcggattttcgtggggcTCGTATTTTTCGTATGTAATGAATATCTTCGCGGATTCTCACGagtcgctgacagaggttctaaACGGATGCAAATTTGAGACCTCTACctatcatagtttccgagataatcggctttaaagatttttagacacttttatgcatttctcatccaatttttttcattttcaagtgaaattttgcacatatcaagatTGAAAGAGgttctaaacggatgtaaagtttgaggtttctatctctcatagtttacTAGATAAtggactttaaagattttcagacacttttatgcatttctcaaccaatttttttcattcctttgagaattattaaacgaaatttgcattatttatgcataaatatcgttcgagtttgccacaattcaaattttcaatgaagGAATCATACCTCTATAAgcttatctaggcttatcactggctttatttttggatgtgttttcgAGGTAACCTAGGCAGACATTTTGTCCATGGATACCTATAACTGCAAAAATCATTCTATAGGGCTCAATTTAAATGgaattgcttaaattttaatttttatttaatttcttgcaAATGATATAAGGACTACTTAGGGGTACATTTCGTACTTATAAGCTTCTGTCTTCAAATTATTCTTTTGGAGATTTCAATGTCCGTTAAAATTATCGTACATCCAGTATAAATTAAGAATGGTTGAATACGAAAAGTAAAAGTATTctaaaaaggacatttattaAACGGAATGATTTAAAtgaagttaaatatttaagcttctaatatttcagaagtgggatatcTAAAGAGCTACTTAATGtggaatttttgaggttaggcttcacataaccttaaatattttatattaattaatttaccgAATATAGGAATGAGAATAATGTGAAGATTTGTGCATTTTCTTCTGCGTAGACTAAATactttttgagaatttccaGTTGTAGAAGAAACCAAGAAGAATATTTTTCGGTATAAGAAATTCTATAAGgtattttgaattcaaaatataCCGTTAAGAACTGGTAAATCTTTCGATAATTTTCCTGAACTTCCCATCCTTGTTCATTGTTGTATTAAAGAGAGATTTATAAAGTACAATGGATTGTGAATGAATGATTGTCTTTCGGCAGGTGACTGGCAATATTCATGAGAGAAAAGACGTGATCGCCGAAGATGGACACAGTGCCGCCAATACGAATGAGATCAACATGATGCACGAAATCCCAGATGATGAGGACTCTGGCGGGGACAATGACGTCTACTACGATGATATCATTCACCATGGAAGTGATAGTCAGCATGCAGCTCATCTCAAACAGCCGCCGCCACATCGGGAGAAGGCGCCGCCGATGCATCATCAACACAGCGGAGAACTGGAGGAGCTCAATAAGCTCTTCCGGGATCACAAGGCAGACATGAAGAAACGAGGACCGAATGTTAGTGGACTGAAGGAGGGAGATGACAAATTCCCACATGGACCGAGGTACTTTGAGGCTGCCATGGCGCAGAATCGCATGGGAAAGCCTGCTGTAGCTGGACCAAGATCACTCGATGGCAGTGAGAGTGAACGGCCAGGAGTGAGGCATCCGGGAGAGCCAGGAAGTCATCGGACGCCACGGCGGAAGCGATCAGTGGTGGTGTCTGATCGGAAGGCGAGGAGTGCAGATGTGGGAGTTAGTGGGATCTACGATGTGATCTCTGAGGCGGACCTGGCCTTCAGCCCGGACGCCAAGCAGGAGGCCGTTACCGTGTTCCAGGGCAAAATCACCGAAGAGGTGGTCTATGGCATCTGTATGCCCGTACCAGGCTTCAGTGTCCTCTTCATCCTCGTCACATCAGCCGCGATAGTGTCTGCCCTGGTGGCGGGTTCCCTCCTCTATCGGTACCAGCTGCAGAAGGAAGCCCTGGCACAGCAGAAGCAAAATGGTGCCAGTATTCCTCTGGCCAGCAACACCTTCGCTTCCTGGATGACCCTACGACTGGCTCGAATGCGACAACACCACACGAGACAATCTGTGGCGCAGTAGCTCTTCCCTCTCCCCAGATCATCTACTAGCTCTATCCAATTTTGAACACAATCTAAATTTCGCTGCACTCTctcagaacaaaaagaaaaagaaaaacaacgaAAAACATTCTCCCCGGGCCCCCGAAAGCTCCAATCTTTTCGCCTCCTCTCACCTTCTTCCTTGTATAGAAGTGAAAGAATTTTCGGGcatatttgcaataatttttttttatgttttagaaattcttatttaattttttttttgtaatcatcAATGACTTGGTGCTATACACTGGGAGGGTTTTTTTGTgcgacaaaaaatgtaaaatgaatTTCCCCAATGTCTTCATCACCGCAATCCAAGCGGGAGGGATTACTTTTCAGCGAATTATAGTGACTTTAAAAGGATTTGGGATTCAAGGATGTGATGCAACGACAAGATAATTAACTGATTTCTCCTTTGTACCTagccaattttatttttatatagaaaatcTTCGATAACTTTTGCATTTATggacggatttggacaaatttgtggattttggaaaggttttggaatgaTCTGCAACTTTTCTAAGCATTAAAAGTTCGTGGGGTTACCGCAAGAGGCGCTGATGTGGAAAAGCAAGGGGTAATTTGAATCTACCTTGCTGAGGTAGCTATATCGAACCGTGAGAACGCTTATGAGAAAACTCATAAGAACTCTTTAGAAACATTACGTGACGTTTAGGTATCTGGGGCTTCCAGGGTTCCCACGATATGGTACCCATGGAATGGTTGACATTCATCAACATCTAatcataatgggcccaaaaggaggcTTGTGTGTAGCGGTTCCGCATGAAACCGCCCCACTGTAATTTGAATCTCTTATTATTCAGAAGACGAATTCTTAAGTTCAAAGAATTTCTCTAAAGTTTCATTTGAATAGAGCTAAGGCAGAAGATCGTCGGCGTCGTCGGTTGTATCGACCATTGTCGCATCTGCATTCAATTTGGTGCAATTGACGATACAAACATTGCCTTGGCATCAAATGCTAACtcaaaaaatgcagatacgacaacagtTGATGCAACCGACGACGCCGACGATCTTGTGCCTTAGCTCTGTTCAAATGAAACTTGcgaaaaattctttgaaaattcGTCTTCTGAACAATAAaagattcaaattcaaattacagTGGGGCGGTTTCATGCGGAACTGCTACACCCAAgcctccttttgggcccattatacATCTCCgattaaattaatccctgtTAAGAGCAAGATGGTTCAAGTCAgcccgtttttcggataaactccattaaacaCAGCGACTTCAATCTAGATAGGTCTTTATCAGACAGCACCGCTTTACCTAGCAGGACTCGTCTGATGTTACATAAGCTAGGACAGTCTCACACATAGCGAGTGATCGTCTCCTCAGTTTGATTGCATCCTCTGCACAATAAAATCCAAACAGGATAACATACCggaggagttacgaaatgctcgtgaatcgtataacccacaaacatgttcgtaaaaatttgtaattttttcacaaacattgttcgtaacatgatcatttgacgaacagtttttgtacttttacaaacatttgttcgtaaatgttcgtaaaattttgtcatttgttcgtaaatgttcgtaaaatgttcgacagaaaaacaaacatttacgaacaaatgacaaaattttacgaacattttttgtgtatttacgaacatttacgaacaaatgtttgtaaaagtacaaaaaatgttcgtcaaatgatcattttacgaacaatgtttgtgaaaaaagtacaaacttttacgaacatgtttgtgggttatacgattcatgagcatttcgtaactcccccataggaattcacaaacattcacgaacatttttacaaaatatttttttctgtgtagttagAAGTtataaaacattgaaattttcgGATAATGGTTAATTTGGGATAAGGGAATTCTGAGGTAAATATTCAGACGACATTTCTAATGCAGACCTAAAACAAAGTGGTTCAACTGGCTGAATCAACTTCAGGATTTCGTATTGAAGCGCCTTGGAATCGACAGCGATCATCTTCCTTAAATGACGTAGGATCAACAGGCATAGGCAGTTAGCCTAGATGTTCTAGACCCGCGACCTCGATtaggataagcggttgaaagtCAATGAATAAAAGAATACCCCATAGTAACATTTTCAAACGAAATTGTAAACTTACCGCTGCACTGATTgtcagagtgaaccgtgagcggcgatcggcaaaattgtgtTGATCTGGAGCTTAAAGTTGGCAGTTTGGTACAATTTTGCATGAAATCGACAGATACGCAtgttaattaacaaaaaaacgGTAAATCTGCTTGATTTTAGCGAAGAATCGacagatttaaatatttaaatattgttcgctcttatgaagtacagtagagtcccgctataggccatcgctctatagtccacaatttatcgaccgttgatttcaaaacactgattttaagttaggttatgttttttagtttgcgacatgcataattattttaatatttttggcaaactttattaagtagttgtgataattgtgatccataatgaagagagcaaggacaagtaccacaatcgcaaagaaagtggaagccgtcgagcaatttcaatactaaaaatcgttgataattttaaaaaaaattacatggactatagtgcgacccaagtgtcaaatttgaaaccaaatatggactatagcgagactctactgtattgcgTTTGTTTAAACTCGAATAACATCATAAATTTCGTACAACAACTGACAGATTTTAATGTACCGTACAGTAAACACTAATCTTTCCGCGAAATTTCtacgaaaattctgcagaattgaCAGATCGGCACGAAATCGGCACAAGTTGTGCACACAAAATTGTtcagatcggcagatcggcactcgaatgaaccgtgagcggcacagttatctaccccttggcatcggcttagggatcagcccgaaaaatgaggattggtgtcgatacactcacggatcagcctataatttggaggatcaggctgatcttctaaatttatgaggtctagtgaaattatgGCGATTAAGCAATATCAGCGCCgctgctgaaaataaaaatcttcaCTTTGAgagtttttgggtgcttttcgaaatatcaattaaatgaaaaaaaaacatggagagtaatggtacacAATACCGAAAAACCATTTTGAGTTTAGAGTAAGGAGAAGATCAGAATGCTCCttactgtacgaaaaatccattgatgttgcacttaagaagcctttcagcaatcaaagtgtggagatttaatagaaatttacgctgaaaa encodes the following:
- the LOC129807755 gene encoding uncharacterized protein LOC129807755 yields the protein MWSAVKGPTRLWDLSLIFLILQCTIRLVLAGNEIWPLERPDGMPNIVSLEVMCGKDHMDVHLSFSQPFEGIVSSKGQHSDPRCVYVPPSTGKTFFSFRIAYARCGTKPDLNGQFYENTVVVQYDKDLLEVWDEAKRLRCEWFNDYEKTASKPPMVIADLDVIQLDFRGDNVDCWMEIQQGKGPWASPVSGIVPLGSTLTLVVAINDYRGEFDMRVKSCLASDGAGHIIKLSDEYGCVLRPKMISRFLKARAPDERATVITYAFFHAFKFPDALSVHIKCKVEICRHGCLDHCQVTGNIHERKDVIAEDGHSAANTNEINMMHEIPDDEDSGGDNDVYYDDIIHHGSDSQHAAHLKQPPPHREKAPPMHHQHSGELEELNKLFRDHKADMKKRGPNVSGLKEGDDKFPHGPRYFEAAMAQNRMGKPAVAGPRSLDGSESERPGVRHPGEPGSHRTPRRKRSVVVSDRKARSADVGVSGIYDVISEADLAFSPDAKQEAVTVFQGKITEEVVYGICMPVPGFSVLFILVTSAAIVSALVAGSLLYRYQLQKEALAQQKQNGASIPLASNTFASWMTLRLARMRQHHTRQSVAQ